A single region of the Rhodococcus sp. W8901 genome encodes:
- a CDS encoding TetR/AcrR family transcriptional regulator codes for MSAQTTAGVPPTGRPRDPRIDTDVLAATREMLLEVGWEQLSLRAIATRAGVSRAALSRRWASKAHLVLDALLGATPDLEPFEGTDRAGWIDWVVTGSAQLFSRPDVREALPGLLAALRDHEDMRAALWQGFSGPATALFVAHGSDDASEEDRARDLRDAKAVLVAAAGAALFSSLIAKDDDTPELRARIRELLTPVADRELQADDN; via the coding sequence ATGAGTGCACAGACAACTGCCGGCGTACCGCCCACCGGGCGGCCCCGGGACCCCCGGATCGACACCGACGTCCTCGCCGCGACCCGCGAGATGCTCCTCGAGGTGGGCTGGGAGCAACTGAGCCTGCGCGCCATCGCCACCCGCGCCGGCGTCAGCCGGGCGGCCCTGTCCCGGCGATGGGCGTCGAAGGCGCACCTCGTGCTCGATGCCCTGCTGGGCGCGACACCGGACCTCGAGCCGTTCGAGGGGACCGACCGCGCGGGCTGGATCGACTGGGTCGTCACCGGCAGCGCGCAGCTGTTCTCCCGGCCCGATGTGCGGGAGGCGTTGCCCGGACTGCTGGCGGCGCTGCGTGACCACGAGGACATGCGTGCCGCACTGTGGCAGGGGTTCAGCGGTCCGGCCACGGCGCTCTTCGTCGCGCACGGCAGCGACGACGCCAGCGAGGAGGACCGGGCGCGGGATCTGCGCGACGCCAAGGCCGTGCTGGTGGCGGCCGCCGGTGCCGCCCTCTTCTCGAGCCTCATCGCGAAGGACGACGACACCCCCGAGCTGCGCGCGCGGATCCGGGAACTGCTGACACCCGTCGCCGACCGGGAGCTCCAAGCCGACGACAACTGA